One region of Pan paniscus chromosome 5, NHGRI_mPanPan1-v2.0_pri, whole genome shotgun sequence genomic DNA includes:
- the FBXO30 gene encoding F-box only protein 30 codes for MEEELQHSHCVNCVSRRCMTRPEPGISCDLIGCPLVCGAVFHSCKADEHRLLCPFERVPCLNSDFGCPFTMARNKVAEHLEMCPASVVCCTMEWNRWPVSYADRKSYENLSRDVDEVAQLDMALALQDQRMLLESLKVATMMSKATDKVSKPREQISVKSSVPEIPHANGLVSVDEESYGALYQATVETTRSLAAALDILNTATRDIGMLNTSVPNDMDEQQNARESLEDQNLKDQDHLYEEEIGAVGGIDYNDTNQNAQSEQNGSSDLLCDLNTSSYDTSALCNGFPLENIYTQVIDQNQNLHGDSKQSNLTNGDCVASSDGTSKPSSSLAVAAQLREIIPSSALPNGTVQHILMPDDEGEGELCWKKVDLGDVKNVDVLSFSHAPSFNFLSNSCWSKPKEDKAVDTSDLEVAEDPMGLQGIDLITAALLFCLGDSPGGRGISDSRMADIYHIDVGTQTFSLPSAILATSTMVGEIASASACDHANPQLSNPSPFQTLGLDLVLECVARYQPKQRSMFTFVCGQLFRRKEFSSHFKNVHGDIHAGLNGWMEQRCPLAYYGCTYSQRRFCPSIQGAKIIHDRHLRSFGVQPCVSTVLVEPARNCVLGLHNDHLSSLPFEVLQHIAGFLDGFSLCQLSCVSKLMRDVCGSLLQSRGMVILQWGKRKYPEGNSSWQIKEKVWRFSTAFCSVNEWKFADILSMADHLKKCSYNVVEKREEAIPLPCMCVTRELTKEGRSLRSVLKPVL; via the exons ATGGAGGAGGAGCTGCAGCATTCCCATTGTGTGAATTGTGTCAGTAGACGGTGCATGACCAGGCCAGAGCCAGGGATTTCCTGTGATTTGATTGGTTGTCCATTGGTTTGTGGTGCAGTTTTCCATTCTTGTAAAGCTGATGAACATCGACTTTTATGTCCATTTGAACGAGTGCCTTGCTTAAATAGTGACTTTGGATGTCCATTTACCATGGCCCGAAATAAAGTTGCTGAACATCTAGAAATGTGTCCTGCAAGTGTGGTGTGCTgtactatggaatggaatcgatggCCAGTTAGTTATGCAGACCGGAAATCATATGAAAATCTAAGCAGAGATGTCGATGAAGTGGCACAATTGGATATGGCCTTGGCTCTTCAAGACCAAAGGATGCTCTTAGAATCCCTCAAAGTAGCCACCATGATGTCAAAAGCAACTGATAAAGTATCCAAACCTAGAGAACAAATCTCAGTTAAATCAAGTGTCCCAGAAATACCACATGCTAATGGTTTGGTGTCTGTTGATGAAGAATCTTATGGTGCACTTTATCAAGCTACTGTAGAAACAACCAGAAGTTTGGCTGCTGCTTTGGATATCCTGAATACTGCTACAAGAGACATTGGCATGTTAAATACAAGTGTCCCAAATGACATGGATGAACAGCAAAATGCGAGAGAAAGCTTAGAGGATCAAAACTTGAAAGACCAAGATCATCTTTATGAGGAGGAAATAGGAGCAGTAGGTGGAATTGACTACAATGACACAAATCAGAATGCCCAGTCTGAACAAAATGGTTCAAGTGATTTATTATGTGACTTGAATACAAGTTCTTATGACACTTCTGCTCTTTGTAATGGCTTTcctttggaaaatatatataccCAGGTCATAGACCAGAATCAGAATTTACATGGTGATTCAAAACAAAGTAACTTAACAAATGGAGACTGTGTGGCATCATCAGATGGCACTTCAAAACCTTCCAGCTCACTTGCGGTGGCAGCACAACTTAGGGAAATAATACCATCCAGTGCTTTGCCTAATGGCACAGTTCAGCATATCCTCATGCCAGATGATGAGGGTGAAGGTGAATTGTGTTGGAAAAAAGTAGACTTAGGGGACGTGAAGAATGTGGATGTCTTATCTTTCAGTCATGCTCCTTCAttcaattttctttctaattcatgTTGGTCTAAACCAAAGGAAGATAAAGCAGTAGATACATCAGATTTGGAAGTTGCAGAAGATCCTATGGGCCTCCAAGGAATAGATCTGATCACAGCAGCATTGCTTTTTTGTCTAGGAGATTCTCCAGGAGGGAGGGGTATATCTGATAGCCGCATGGCTGATATTTATCACATTGACGTTGGGACTCAGACTTTTTCACTTCCATCTGCAATATTAGCTACAAGTACAATGGTTGGGGAGATAGCTTCAGCTTCAGCTTGTGATCATGCCAACCCACAGCTTTCAAATCCAAGTCCGTTTCAGACACTTGGGCTGGATTTAGTATTGGAATGTGTCGCTAGGTACCAACCCAAGCAGCGTTCAATGTTTACCTTTGTGTGTGGACAGTTATTTAGAAGGAAAGAATTTTCTTCCCACTTTAAGAATGTGCATGGTGACATTCATGCTGGACTCAATGGCTGGATGGAACAGAGGTGCCCTTTAGCTTACTATGGTTGTACCTATTCTCAGCGTAGATTTTGTCCATCAATACAAGGAGCAAAGATTATACATGACCGCCATTTGAGGTCATTTGGAGTTCAGCCATGTGTATCTACAGTATTAGTGGAGCCTGCTAGAAACTGTGTGTTGGGATTACATAATGACCATCTAAGTAGTCTTCCTTTTGAGGTCCTGCAGCATATTGCAGGCTTTCTCGATGGCTTCAGCTTATGCCAGCTCTCATGTGTATCCAAGTTAATGAGGGATGTGTGTGGCAGCCTGCTTCAGTCTCGTGGCATGGTCATACTGCAGTGGGGGAAAAGGAAGTATCCAGAAGGAAATTCATCATGGCAGATAAAAGAAAAG GTATGGCGATTTAGTACTGCATTTTGTTCTGTTAATGAATGGAAATTTGCTGACATCCTAAGCATGGCAGACCACTTGAAGAAATGCAGTTACAATGTTGTCGAGAAACGAGAGGAAGCAATCCCTTTGCCATGTATGTGTGTGACACGAGAACTCACTAAAGAAGGACGTTCACTACGCTCAGTTTTAAAACCTGTACTTTAA